In Platichthys flesus chromosome 20, fPlaFle2.1, whole genome shotgun sequence, a single genomic region encodes these proteins:
- the LOC133931463 gene encoding muscarinic acetylcholine receptor M4-like: MNLISSSTPAQFLTNSSPGMRDQSVTNIFKPGILGGSYQELTMLSDSVGEWQHNVSHGAIQGGNFTDSSLNMTLMPPAERFEPLGGHTILEVIIIVFLTGSLSLMTVVGNILVMVSFKINKALKTVNNYYLLSLAFADLTIGTLSMNLYTTYIIMDQWALGPVVCDLWLAIDYVASNASVMNLLVISFDRYFSVTRPLTYRAKRTTKRAMTMISLAWSVSFILWAPAILFWQYIVGERTVQPNECYIQFLSEPIITFCTAIAAFYLPVTIMAFLFWKIYQTTEKRQKDMQGLKASGPSNKPGQAQNQGSGSGGESATNSQKKISSAMLRQMSSQSSSSYELNQLASEKNNKDNASVTGHRGRCGALFFQLISLLPGRHASKRSINTKANTEAGAEHSSCDSINNNEVGVAGDQSGSEEEADGAQQSDGKKAGKVKMNKDKQSSSSIKSQNKSQSNSVTSSASDQSPAAITMKDAAMAKRFASKAKTEINKRKNEKKANERKAARTLSAILFVFITTWLPYNIMVLVNTFCQDCIPGTLWALGYWLCYVNSTINPMCYALCNKTFRTTFRDILMCKWDQRKNKSHFQQKNAVAFRKKDPM, translated from the exons ATGAACCTGATCTCTAGCTCTACCCCTGCCCAGTTCCTTACCAACAGTTCCCCTGGTATGAGAGACCAGTCTGTTACCAACATATTCAAGCCTGGCATCCTGG GTGGCTCTTATCAGGAGTTGACCATGTTATCTGACAGTGTTGGAGAGTGGCAGCATAATGTCAGTCATGGTGCAATACAAGGAGGAAACTTCACAGATTCGTCACTTAACATGACATTAATGCCACCAGCAGAGAGATTTGAACCTTTGGGAGGACATACGATCTTGGAG GTCATCATAATTGTCTTCCTCACTGGATCACTTTCTCTTATGACTGTGGTTGGCAACATCCTAGTAATGGTGTCATTCAAGATCAATAAGGCACTGAAGACAGTGAACAACTACTACCTCCTGAGCCTGGCATTTGCTGACCTGACCATTGGTACACTGTCAATGAACCTGTATACCACCTACATCATTATGGACCAGTGGGCTCTGGGGCCAGTGGTTTGTGACTTGTGGCTCGCAATTGACTACGTGGCAAGTAACGCCTCAGTCATGAACCTGCTTGTCATCAGCTTTGACAG GTATTTCTCTGTGACCAGACCTTTGACCTACCGGGCCAAGCGCACAACTAAGCGGGCAATGACCATGATTTCATTAGCCTGGTCCGTCTCTTTTATTCTGTGGGCCCCAGCCATCTTGTTCTGGCAGTACATTGTGGGTGAACGGACAGTCCAGCCTAACGAGTGTTACATCCAGTTCCTGTCAGAGCCGATCATTACTTTCTGCACTGCTATTGCTGCATTCTACTTGCCGGTGACTATTATGGCATTCCTGTTTTGGAAGATCTATCAGACGACAGAAAAGCGACAGAAAGATATGCAAGGTCTCAAGGCGTCTGGGCCAAGCAACAAACCAGGCCAGGCTCAGAATCAGGGGAGCGGAAGTGGAGGTGAAAGTGCAACTAACAGCCAGAAGAAGATCTCCTCAGCCATGCTGCGCCAGATGAGCTCCCAAAGCTCTAGCAGCTATGAGTTAAATCAGCTGGCTTCAGAGAAGAACAACAAGGACAATGCCAGCGTAACcggacacagagggagatgtGGCGCGCTTTTTTTTCAGTTAATATCACTGTTGCCAGGTCGCCATGCATCCAAGAGGTCCATCAACACCAAGGCAAATACAGAGGCTGGGGCAGAGCATAGCAGCTGTGATAGTATTAACAACAATGAAGTCGGTGTCGCAGGTGACCAGTCAGGttcagaggaggaagctgatgGTGCACAACAATCAG atgGCAAGAAAGCTGGGAAGGTGAAGATGAACAAGGATAAACAGTCATCGTCATCCatcaaaagtcaaaataagTCCCAATCAAACTCTGTTACCTCGTCGGCTTCTGACCAGTCACCTGCAGCCATCACCATGAAAGATGCAGCCATGGCCAAACGCTTTGCCTCTAAGGCCAAGACGGAGATCAATAAGCGTAAGAATGAAAAAAAGGCTAACGAGAGAAAAGCAGCACGGACACTCAGTGCGATTCTGTTTGTCTTCATTACGACATGGCTACCATATAACATCATGGTGTTGGTCAACACTTTCTGTCAGGACTGCATCCCTGGGACTCTTTGGGCATTGGGCTACTGGTTGTGTTATGTGAACAGCACCATCAACCCCATGTGTTATGCCCTCTGTAACAAGACTTTCCGTACAACATTTAGGGATATTTTGATGTGCAAGTGGGATCAAAGGAAAAATAAGTCTCATTTTCAACAAAAGAATGCTGTTGCTTTCCGAAAGAAAGACCCAATGTAA